A single Saccopteryx bilineata isolate mSacBil1 chromosome 11, mSacBil1_pri_phased_curated, whole genome shotgun sequence DNA region contains:
- the LOC136315084 gene encoding uro-adherence factor A-like — MSVQKRGPGPLPLTQDSSHVSPATSSLTTERTLTQTSSLTTERTLTQTSSLTTERTLTQTSSLTTERTLTQTSSLTTERTLTQTSSLTTERTLTQTSSLTTERTLTQTSSLTTERLLTQTSSLTTERTLTQTSSLTTERTLTQTSSLTTERTLTQTPSLTTERTLTQTPSLTTERTLTQTSSLTTERTLTQTPSLTTERTLTQTSSLTTERTLTQTPSLTTERTLTQTPSLTTERTLTQTPSLTTERTLTQTSSLTTERTLTQTSSLTTERTLTQTSSLTTERTLTQTSSLTTERTLTQTSSLTTERLLTQTSSLTTERLLTQTSSLTTERTLTQTSSLTTERTLTQTSSLTTERLLTQTSSLTTERTLTQTSSLTTERTLTQTLSLTTERLLTQTSSLTTERTLTQTSSLTTERTLTQTSSLTTERLLTQTSSLTTERTLTQTSSLTTERTLTQTSSLTTERLLTQTSSLTTERTLTQTSSLTTERLLTQTSSLTTERLLTQTPSLTTERTLTQTSSLTTERTLTQTSSLTTEHLVTDHRAYPHPDLVTDHRAYPHPDLVTDHRAYPTQTSSLTTERLLTQTSSLTTERTLTQTSSLTTECILTQTSSLTTERLLTQTSSLTTERTLTQTSSLTTERTLTQTSSLTTERLLTQTSSLTTERLLTQTPSLTTERTLTQTSSLTTERLLTQTQLHPSTPPAP; from the exons ATGTCAGTGCAGAAACGCGGCCCAGGTCCCCTGCCGCTGACCCAGGACTCCTCACACGTGTCACCAg CTACCTCGTCACTGACCACAGAGCGTACCCTCACCCAGACCTCGTCACTGACCACAGAGCGTACCCTCACCCAGACCTCGTCACTGACCACAGAGCGTACCCTCACCCAGACCTCGTCACTGACCACAGAGCGTACCCTCACCCAGACCTCGTCACTGACCACAGAGCGTACCCTCACCCAGACCTCGTCACTGACCACAGAGCGTACCCTCACCCAGACCTCGTCACTGACCACAGAGCGTACCCTCACCCAGACCTCGTCACTGACCACAGAGCGTCTCCTCACCCAGACCTCGTCACTGACCACAGAGCGTACCCTCACCCAGACCTCGTCACTGACCACAGAGCGTACCCTCACCCAGACCTCGTCACTGACCACAGAGCGTACCCTCACCCAGACCCCGTCACTGACCACAGAGCGTACCCTCACCCAGACCCCGTCACTGACCACAGAGCGTACCCTCACCCAGACCTCGTCACTGACCACAGAGCGTACCCTCACCCAGACCCCGTCACTGACCACAGAGCGTACCCTCACCCAGACCTCGTCACTGACCACAGAGCGTACCCTCACCCAGACCCCGTCACTGACCACAGAGCGTACCCTCACCCAGACCCCGTCACTGACCACAGAGCGTACCCTCACCCAGACCCCGTCACTGACCACAGAGCGTACCCTCACCCAGACCTCGTCACTGACCACAGAGCGTACCCTCACCCAGACCTCGTCACTGACCACAGAGCGTACCCTCACCCAGACCTCGTCACTGACCACAGAGCGTACCCTCACCCAGACCTCGTCACTGACCACAGAGCGTACCCTCACCCAGACCTCGTCACTGACCACAGAGCGTCTCCTCACCCAGACCTCGTCACTGACCACAGAGCGTCTCCTCACCCAGACCTCGTCACTGACCACAGAGCGTACCCTCACCCAGACCTCGTCACTGACCACAGAGCGTACCCTCACCCAGACCTCGTCACTGACCACAGAGCGTCTCCTCACCCAGACCTCGTCACTGACCACAGAGCGTACCCTCACCCAGACCTCGTCACTGACCACAGAGCGTACCCTCACCCAGACCTTGTCACTGACCACAGAGCGTCTCCTCACCCAGACCTCGTCACTGACCACAGAGCGTACCCTCACCCAGACCTCGTCACTGACCACAGAGCGTACCCTCACCCAGACCTCGTCACTGACCACAGAGCGTCTCCTCACCCAGACCTCGTCACTGACCACAGAGCGTACCCTCACCCAGACCTCGTCACTGACCACAGAGCGTACCCTCACCCAGACCTCGTCACTGACCACAGAGCGTCTCCTCACCCAGACCTCGTCACTGACCACAGAGCGTACCCTCACCCAGACCTCGTCACTGACCACAGAGCGTCTCCTCACCCAGACCTCGTCACTGACCACAGAGCGTCTCCTCACCCAGACCCCGTCACTGACCACAGAGCGTACCCTCACCCAGACCTCGTCACTGACCACAGAGCGTACCCTCACCCAGACCTCGTCACTGACCACAGAGC ACCTCGTCACTGACCACAGAGCGTACCCTCACCCAGACCTCGTCACTGACCACAGAGCGTACCCTCACCCAGACCTCGTCACTGACCACAGAGCGTACCCTACCCAGACCTCGTCACTGACCACAGAGCGTCTCCTCACCCAGACCTCGTCACTGACCACAGAGCGTACCCTCACCCAGACCTCGTCACTGACCACAGAGTGCATCCTCACCCAGACCTCGTCACTGACCACAGAGCGCCTCCTCACCCAGACCTCGTCACTGACCACAGAGCGTACCCTCACCCAGACCTCGTCACTGACCACAGAGCGTACCCTCACCCAGACCTCGTCACTGACCACAGAGCGTCTCCTCACCCAGACCTCGTCACTGACCACAGAGCGCCTCCTCACCCAGACCCCGTCACTGACCACAGAGCGTACCCTCACCCAGACCTCGTCACTGACCACAGAGCGTCTCCTCACCCAGACCCAGCTACATCCCTCGACTCCTCCAGCTCCGTAA